One stretch of Lucilia cuprina isolate Lc7/37 chromosome 6, ASM2204524v1, whole genome shotgun sequence DNA includes these proteins:
- the LOC111679624 gene encoding small integral membrane protein 14, translated as MGDEFDGCECVWSHELAMQRLLNFIRQNQNECTDTHCIDVTGRLTQPAPATTTGGEDNNFTMMTMIMIFALIMYLIRPESIMKLTNTKRRGGHGPNDGGNSGSHQQPPPPPSPPAVN; from the exons ATGGGTGATGAATTCGATGGTTGCGAATGTGTTTGGTCTCACGAATTGGCCATGCAAAGGCTATTGAATTTT ATTCGTCAAAATCAAAACGAATGTACGGATACACACTGTATAGATG ttACAGGTCGTTTAACACAACCGGCCCCGGCAACAACAACAGGTGGTGAAGATAATAATTTCACTATGATGACAATGATTATGATTTTTGCCttgattatgtatttaataagaCCCGAATCAATTATGAAATTGACCAATACTAAACGTCGTGGTGGTCATGGTCCTAATGATGGTGGCAATAGTGGTTCCCATCAAcagccaccaccaccaccttCACCGCCGGCGGTGAATTGA
- the LOC111679618 gene encoding zinc finger CCHC domain-containing protein 8 homolog: MSQFNADDSDCIIEERNITCITIDDSQEIACLSESGEDEELPPPPPALDQEMEEGEVSDDEKDNMQKETICELKFPKKSLYEEYGKLIIDTIKEGLSAKMPGKCIEITQQVIEECITLMVQKVVAKNVEDIPMPPSLKVDTNRENRGEAFEKELSPDLSGISELFTIDTAPAPKIDSVKVPSYKRAIKDALLDGEAAARKKQKEEEEVFKTKKTNSCFNCGDTGHSIRDCTKPHNAKRIKNAKRACFKVERYHVDIEQRFAHLKPGCISDKLREALGLRRGELPFFFYRMRVLGYPPGWLEEAKVEHSGINLFNSDGTKILHSDEDEGEVDAVNHKYNISKIYDFPGFNQDPGENFFDDYKYHNVPPLSKHQMKDEFVKTMGDHVLKGYKRKKLKDFPNASAEDNITETSVQEACDMEIEDPEKTTLGEVQFSRPPPPADNPPSVSPPPPPPPSESPTIEIDCQENDISLRELEKQKQQLLKELNSNTSVIEIEDSLIDDIIELDEEDDKRTQDKTNVQTKSDNSSESTPIDENRKPTSQTTVIKESFEGTPVLKFSPYDNLPNGEKFKVGVSDVINFENLPDSTGKYEQMKQVLKKVRTCVSKLHSEE, encoded by the exons atgTCACAATTTAATGCAGACGATAGTGATTGTATCATAGAAGAACGTAATATAACATGTATAACCATAGACGATTCCCAGGAGATTGCATGTCTAAGTGAGAGTGGTGAAGATGAAGAATTGCCACCGCCGCCACCTGCTCTGGACCAAGAGATGGAAGAAGGTGAAGTGAGTGATGATGAAAAGGATAATATGCAAAAAGAAACTATTTGCGAGTTAAAGTTTCCGAAGAAAAGTCTATATGAAGAATATGGCAAGCTTATAATAGACACAATAAAAGAAGGATTAAGTGCTAAAATGCCGGGAAAATGTATCGAAATAACGCAACAAGTAATTGAAGAATGTATAACGTTGATGGTGCAAAAAGTGGTGGCCAAAAATGTAGAAGATATACCCATGCCGCCCTCCTTAAAAGTAGACACGAACCGAGAAAATCGCGGTGAAGCCTTTGAAAAAGAACTCTCTCCGGATTTAAGTGGTATAAGTGAGCTATTTACTATTGATACAGCACCGGCACCTAAAATTGACAGTGTTAAAGTACCTTCCTATAAAAGAGCTATCAAAGATGCCCTCTTGGATGGTGAGGCGGCAGCacgtaaaaaacaaaaagaagaagaggaagtattcaaaacaaaaaagacaAATTCTTGTTTCAATTGTGGCGATACTGGTCACAGCATTAGGGATTGCACCAAGCCACATAATGCCAAACGCATTAAGAATGCTAAGAGAGCCTGTTTTAAAGTGGAACGTTATCATGTTGATATTGAACAAAGATTTGCCCATCTTAAGCCAGGTTGTATAAGTGATAAATTGCGTGAAGCTTTGGGTTTAAGAAGAGGCGAATTGCCATTTTTCTTCTATCGCATGCGTGTTTTGGGTTATCCACCTGGTTGGCTGGAAGAAGCTAAAGTGGAACATTCCGGTATAAATCTATTTAATTCGGAT GGCACCAAAATTTTACATTCAGACGAAGATGAAGGTGAAGTGGATGCCGTTAatcataaatataatatatcaaaaatttatgattttcctGGTTTTAATCAAGATCCCGGTGAAAACTTTTTCgat GACTACAAATATCACAACGTTCCTCCTTTAAGCAAACATCAAATGAAAGATGAATTTGTTAAAACTATGGGTGATCACGTCTTAAAGGGTTATAAACGTAAAAAACTTAAAGATTTTCCAAATGCCTCAGCCGAAGACAATATAACTGAAACTTCAGTACAAGAAGCGTGCGATATGGAAATTGAAGATCCTGAAAAAACAACATTAGGTGAAGTACAATTTTCAAGACCACCACCACCAGCTGATAATCCACCCTCAGTATCACCGCCGccgccaccaccaccatcaGAATCTCCAACAATTGAAATTGATTGCCAAGAGAATGACATATCCTTAAGAGAATTGGagaagcaaaaacaacaactattaaaAGAACTAAATTCCAATACCAGTGTCATTGAAATAGAAGATTCCCTAATCGATGATATTATCGAATTAGATGAAGAAGATGATAAACGAACGCAGGACAAGACAAACGTACAAACAAAATCCGACAATTCTTCAGAATCAACACCAATAGACGAAAATAGAAAACCTACTAGCCAAACAACAGTCATTAAGGAATCCTTTGAGGGTACACcagttttgaaattttcccCCTATGATAATTTACCAAATggtgaaaaatttaaagttgGTGTTAGTgatgttataaattttgaaaatttacccGATTCTACTGGCAAATATGAACAAATGAAACAAGTTCTTAAAAAAGTACGCACGTGTGTAAGTAAATTACATAGTGAGGAATGA
- the LOC111679636 gene encoding polyadenylate-binding protein: protein MFVNSMTFRGNPAAASHHYHQQQSALNHHASLAAAAGHPLAAAHHAGQQAAQLHHAAAHTGGAGPLGHHLTAHTGHHGAAGNNNHHLAGSHLNRTPHAPMGLGTGNITSISPHLSAGSTSSGSASSTNSPDGGKIYIKNLERSIDNKAMYDTFSVFGNILNCNVAKDEHGNSRGYGFVHFDTEDAARVAIEKVNGMLCNNQKVHVVKYIPRRDREQEKATQFRNLYVKNFNEDFSEQHMREMFEPFGRITSHKIMTDEEGRSKRFGFVAFENPQSALAAVIALNGKQLGDKYLYVARALSKIERQQEINRKLEERKRQKPGQVFFY from the exons ATGTTTGTCAACTCAATGACGTTCCGTGGCAATCCGGCGGCTGCCAGCCATCATTACCATCAACAGCAATCGGCTCTAAATCATCACGCCTCTTTAGCGGCTGCTGCTGGACATCCTCTGGCTGCCGCTCATCACGCTGGCCAACAGGCAGCTCAGCTTCACCATGCTGCAGCACATACTGGCGGAGCTGGACCACTGGGTCATCATTTGACCGCTCATACGGGCCATCATGGTGCAGCCGGCAATAACAATCATCATTTAGCTGGCAGTCATCTTAATCGTACTCCTCATGCTCCAATGGGTCTGGGTACTGGTAACATTACTTCCATTTCTCCTCATCTTTCGGCGGGCAGCACTTCTTCGGGCAGTGCTTCGAGCACTAATTCTCCCGATGGCGGTAAGATCTATATTAAGAATCTAGAACGGTCAATTGATAACAAGGCCATGTACGATACCTTTTCGGTATTCGGCAACATACTCAACTGTAATGTGGCCAAGGATGAGCATGGAAATTCACGTGGTTATGGTTTCGTACATTTTGATACTGAGGATGCTGCACGCGTGGCCATCGAAAAGGTTAATGGCATGTTGTGTAACAATCAAAAGGTTCATGTTGTCAAGTATATACCAAGACGCGATCGAGAACAGGAAAAGGCTACACAATTTAGGAATTTGTATGTGAAGAATTTCAATGAGGATTTCTCGGAACAACATATGCGTGAAATGTTTGAACCATTTGGACGTATTACCAGTCATAAG ATCATGACCGATGAAGAAGGACGCTCTAAACGATTTGGCTTTGTGGCTTTTGAAAATCCCCAATCAGCTCTGGCAGCTGTCATTGCATTGAACGGCAAACAATTGGGTGACAAGTACCTTTATGTAGCTCGAGCTTTAAGTAAAATTGAGCGTCAACAAGAAATCAATCGTAAATTAGAAGAACGTAAAAGACAAAAACCAGgtcaagtatttttttattaa
- the LOC111679614 gene encoding uncharacterized protein LOC111679614 isoform X2: MLEDSITSSPSKSNKSIHERRLIRKNKRKKADKVLPNKSDHHMQSTSRHITIHDFYHDYEKETTDSESKNSTFMVAKPSAIIKDYKPFQKEKALAMADHISMHQKINENKSIIWPETQGFLTCLNLTELEKENPNDFSENKSNTSFSITESQLISCCHNAEKTLEKDNANTTREELTPKKEYDMLLVNTILEDFSLSPLKEGQIIMNTSYQHTPEFRLRRIPMKTYNSCKFKNTTKTNLNTRFEELANTESEDEDDDHSNCSSLSVQEDVAMAELLNNQRQTTMTNTKDFHGFPSNSDVESDNIDIVDNNEVNIMQTTLTHDLSAVDTSVMDTSFNAEEVFDDDCQDVLAGINTEAILQNVEALNNVEETAKELTTSLVPKDTEKPAEIEHIPQYTIGFKTASSKPIKVSREAHIMAAKILSKLPEIPQKNFELTNCDKKALNKDVNIFENPENYEWNDDCDLFLNIQTPVALNEPQQQQQQQQINTNELQHKPATNSLGFKTAGGKNVHVSKKAQESVQKLLEEFTSNVPHDHFDCEKELKELKCKVYAKTHNLDHKRSSLSHMEERKSTNELQEFEMEQVLPSTSKMTSIGFQTAGGKSVHISRKAQESVQKLLEEFTSNVAHDHFDCEKELKELKSKVYAKTHNLDHKRSSLSHMEERKSTNELKEFEKEQILPSTSKMASIGFHTAGGKSVNISRKAQESVQNLLEEFTSNVPHDHFDCEKELKEMKSKVYAKAHNIDHKRSSLSHMEESKSTHEMQKFEKILPSTSKMTSIGFQTAGGKSVHISRKAQESVQKLLKEFTSSDDPQDNFNYEEQLKEMKSKVYAKSHNFESKEYAFKDNDHKMSLQTQENAEKMLNEICMEAEENFENTKYLPKEYKENLTLKEEPRNIMKNIGFQTAKGREITVSAKAQKTVEKLLQDFNTDLDIEKFEFDLIEMKTKMQIKHKELQYNNDQLKSSQTNVNDNKDLTPKPNKRKKLIDNNVTASPECSSTPPAKILSKDLPNLRLSSSSYNEQPLTTPRSPQTVISRKNLLSLSKRHRNKRNSLTMKREEIPKINKEKYDINVNASTPIKTSVSLAINTQTPATPNLKEFISNAATTSTPRINITTESPHTLKDTDFKPINWKDNQSITNISANNTSTHTTKLSESSSLNITLNSSNPTAQERIGRLKMYGKPPDFSPILIETRHSCRPSGLRRTRSMLKKTEN; the protein is encoded by the exons atgttGGAAGATTCTATAACGTCTAGTCCCTCTAAATCGAATAAATCTATACACGAAAGAAGactaataagaaaaaacaaaagaaaaaaagctgaCAAAGTTTTGccaaataaaagtgatcatcaTATGCAAAGTACTAGTCGTCATATAACCATTCATGATTTTTACCATGATTATGAAAAAGAAACAACTGATAGTGAGTCTAAAAATTCCACATTTATGGTTGCAAAACCATCAGCCATAATAAAGGACTATAAACCATTTCAAAAGGAAAAAGCTCTAGCCATGGCTGATCATATATCAATGCATCAGAAGATCAATGAAAATAAGAGTATTATTTGGCCGGAAACTCAAGGATTTTTAACGTGTTTAAATTTAACGGAATTGGAAAAAGAAAATCCCAAcgattttagtgaaaataaatcaaatacatCCTTTAGTATAACAGAATCTCAACTAATAAGTTGCTGTCATAATGCAGAAAAAACATTGGAAAAGGATAATGCAAATACTACAAGAGAAGAATTAACTCCTAAAAAAGAATATGATATGTTATTGGTGAATACCATATTGGAAGATTTTTCACTATCACCCCTAAAAGAAggtcaaataataatgaatacCTCTTACCAGCATACGCCGGAATTTCGTTTGCGTAGAATACCAATGAAAACCTACAAcagttgtaaatttaaaaataccacTAAAACTAATCTCAACACACGATTTGAGGAACTAGCTAACACAGAATCAGAAGACGAAGATGATGACCATAGTAATTGTTCGTCATTATCTGTACAAGAAGATGTTGCAATGGCAGAATTGTTAAACAATCAACGCCAGACTACTATGACCAATACAA AAGATTTTCATGGATTTCCTAGTAATAGTGATGTGGAGAGTGATAATATCGATATAGTAGATAATAATGAAGTGAATATAATGCAAACGACATTAACGCATGATTTAAGTGCAGTTGATACTTCAGTCATGGATACATCTTTTAATGCAGAAg AAGTCTTTGATGATGATTGTCAAGATGTATTGGCCGGCATTAATACAGAAgctattttacaaaatgttgaaGCTCTTAACAACGTGGAAGAAACAGCTAAAGAACTAACCACTTCTCTAGTGCCAAAGGATACAGAAAAACCTGCTGAAATTGAGCACATACCTCAGTATACCATTGGTTTTAAAACAGCCTCCTCAAAACCAATCAAAGTTTCTAGAGAAGCCCATATAATGGCAgctaaaatattaagtaaactACCCGAAATACCACAAAAAAATTTCGAACTAACAAACTgtgataaaaaagctttaaataaag atgtaaatatatttgaaaatcctGAAAACTATGAATGGAATGATGactgtgatttatttttaaatattcaaacacCTGTCGCCTTAAATGAaccgcaacaacaacaacaacaacaacaaataaatacaaatgaaCTACAACATAAACCAGCTACGAACTCTTTAGGATTTAAAACAGCTGGTGGCAAAAATGTTCATGTATCCAAAAAAGCTCAAGAATCAGTACAAAAACTTTTAGAAGAATTCACCAGCAATGTTCCTCATGATCACTTCGATTGCGAAAAGGaattaaaagaattgaaatgTAAAGTTTATGCAAAAACTCATAATCTTGATCATAAAAGATCATCTTTAAGCCATATGGAAGAGAGAAAGAGCACAAATGAGTTGCAGGAGTTTGAAATGGAGCAAGTTCTTCCTAGTACCTCGAAAATGACCTCAATAGGATTTCAAACAGCTGGTGGTAAAAGCGTACATATTTCCAGAAAAGCTCAAGAATCAGTACAAAAACTTTTAGAAGAATTCACCAGCAATGTTGCCCATGATCACTTTGATTGTGAAAAGGaattaaaagaattgaaaagtaAAGTTTATGCAAAAACTCATAATCTTGATCATAAAAGATCATCTTTAAGCCATATGGAAGAGAGAAAGAGCACAAATGAGTTGAAGGAGTTTGAAAAAGAGCAAATTCTTCCTAGTACCTCAAAAATGGCCTCAATAGGATTTCATACAGCTGGTGGTAAAAGTGTAAATATTTCCAGAAAAGCTCAAGAATCAGTACAAAACCTTTTAGAAGAATTCACCAGCAATGTTCCCCATGATCACTTCGATTGTGAAAAGgaattaaaagaaatgaaaagtaAAGTTTATGCAAAAGCTCATAATATTGATCATAAAAGATCATCTTTAAGCCATATGGAAGAGAGTAAGAGCACACATGAGATGCagaagtttgaaaaaattcttCCTAGTACCTCAAAAATGACCTCAATAGGATTTCAAACAGCTGGTGGTAAAAGTGTACATATTTCCAGAAAAGCTCAAGAATCagtacaaaaacttttaaaagaatttacaaGCAGTGATGATCCTCAGGATAATTTCAATTACGAAGAacaattaaaagaaatgaaaagtaAAGTTTATGCAAAATCTCATAATTTCGAATCTAAGGAATACGCTTTCAAAGATAATGATCATAAAATGTCCTTACAAACTCAAGAAAATGCTGAAAAgatgttaaatgaaatttgtatggaagctgaagagaatttcgaaaatactaaatatttaccCAAAGAATACAAAGAAAACTTAACTTTAAAAGAAGAGCCTCgcaatattatgaaaaatattggaTTTCAAACTGCTAAAGGCAGAGAAATTACAGTTTCAGCTAAGGCACAAAAAACTGTTGAAAAACTCTTGCAAGATTTCAATACAGATTtagatatagaaaaatttgagtTTGATTTAAtagaaatgaaaactaaaatgcAAATTAAACATAAAGAACTGCAATACAATAATGACCAGTTAAAGTCTAGTCAAACAAATGTCAATGATAACAAAGATCTTACACCTAAAccaaataaacgaaaaaaattgaTAGACAATAATGTTACAGCATCACCTGAATGTAGTTCAACGCCACCTGCTAAAATCTTAAGCAAAGATCTACCTAACTTAAggttgtcatcatcatcatataaTGAACAACCACTCACAACACCCCGATCACCACAAACTGTAATATcaagaaaaaatcttttatctTTATCAAAAAGacatagaaataaaagaaactcTTTAACCATGAAAAGAGAAGAAAttcctaaaataaataaagaaaaatacgaTATAAATGTGAATGCATCAACTCCTATTAAAACCTCAGTTTCATTAGCTATTAATACACAAACTCCTGCTACaccaaatttaaaagaattcatATCGAATGCAGCCACAACATCCACACCTCGCATTAATATTACAACAGAGTCACCACACACCCTTAAAGATACAGATTTTAAACCTATCAATTGGAAAGATAATCAATCGATTACCAATATATCTGCTAACAACACCTCTACTCATACTACAAAACTTTCCGAAAGTTCATCATTGAATATTACCCTGAATTCCTCAAATCCTACAGCCCAGGAACGTATAGGTCGTTTAAAAATGTATGGTAAACCGCCCGACTTTTCACCTATACTTATAGAAACTCGTCATAGCTGTCGTCCCTCAGGATTAAGACGTACTCGTAGCATGCTTAAGAAAACGGAAAATTAG
- the LOC111679614 gene encoding uncharacterized protein LOC111679614 isoform X1, whose translation MLEDSITSSPSKSNKSIHERRLIRKNKRKKADKVLPNKSDHHMQSTSRHITIHDFYHDYEKETTDSESKNSTFMVAKPSAIIKDYKPFQKEKALAMADHISMHQKINENKSIIWPETQGFLTCLNLTELEKENPNDFSENKSNTSFSITESQLISCCHNAEKTLEKDNANTTREELTPKKEYDMLLVNTILEDFSLSPLKEGQIIMNTSYQHTPEFRLRRIPMKTYNSCKFKNTTKTNLNTRFEELANTESEDEDDDHSNCSSLSVQEDVAMAELLNNQRQTTMTNTSNTQHLIENLLNLSVYFAQNSQTQNNLSDESHTSCLIDNDQENCLFLNNIPDLLKDILTLRSNNNKRYDSFNSLEDFHGFPSNSDVESDNIDIVDNNEVNIMQTTLTHDLSAVDTSVMDTSFNAEEVFDDDCQDVLAGINTEAILQNVEALNNVEETAKELTTSLVPKDTEKPAEIEHIPQYTIGFKTASSKPIKVSREAHIMAAKILSKLPEIPQKNFELTNCDKKALNKDVNIFENPENYEWNDDCDLFLNIQTPVALNEPQQQQQQQQINTNELQHKPATNSLGFKTAGGKNVHVSKKAQESVQKLLEEFTSNVPHDHFDCEKELKELKCKVYAKTHNLDHKRSSLSHMEERKSTNELQEFEMEQVLPSTSKMTSIGFQTAGGKSVHISRKAQESVQKLLEEFTSNVAHDHFDCEKELKELKSKVYAKTHNLDHKRSSLSHMEERKSTNELKEFEKEQILPSTSKMASIGFHTAGGKSVNISRKAQESVQNLLEEFTSNVPHDHFDCEKELKEMKSKVYAKAHNIDHKRSSLSHMEESKSTHEMQKFEKILPSTSKMTSIGFQTAGGKSVHISRKAQESVQKLLKEFTSSDDPQDNFNYEEQLKEMKSKVYAKSHNFESKEYAFKDNDHKMSLQTQENAEKMLNEICMEAEENFENTKYLPKEYKENLTLKEEPRNIMKNIGFQTAKGREITVSAKAQKTVEKLLQDFNTDLDIEKFEFDLIEMKTKMQIKHKELQYNNDQLKSSQTNVNDNKDLTPKPNKRKKLIDNNVTASPECSSTPPAKILSKDLPNLRLSSSSYNEQPLTTPRSPQTVISRKNLLSLSKRHRNKRNSLTMKREEIPKINKEKYDINVNASTPIKTSVSLAINTQTPATPNLKEFISNAATTSTPRINITTESPHTLKDTDFKPINWKDNQSITNISANNTSTHTTKLSESSSLNITLNSSNPTAQERIGRLKMYGKPPDFSPILIETRHSCRPSGLRRTRSMLKKTEN comes from the exons atgttGGAAGATTCTATAACGTCTAGTCCCTCTAAATCGAATAAATCTATACACGAAAGAAGactaataagaaaaaacaaaagaaaaaaagctgaCAAAGTTTTGccaaataaaagtgatcatcaTATGCAAAGTACTAGTCGTCATATAACCATTCATGATTTTTACCATGATTATGAAAAAGAAACAACTGATAGTGAGTCTAAAAATTCCACATTTATGGTTGCAAAACCATCAGCCATAATAAAGGACTATAAACCATTTCAAAAGGAAAAAGCTCTAGCCATGGCTGATCATATATCAATGCATCAGAAGATCAATGAAAATAAGAGTATTATTTGGCCGGAAACTCAAGGATTTTTAACGTGTTTAAATTTAACGGAATTGGAAAAAGAAAATCCCAAcgattttagtgaaaataaatcaaatacatCCTTTAGTATAACAGAATCTCAACTAATAAGTTGCTGTCATAATGCAGAAAAAACATTGGAAAAGGATAATGCAAATACTACAAGAGAAGAATTAACTCCTAAAAAAGAATATGATATGTTATTGGTGAATACCATATTGGAAGATTTTTCACTATCACCCCTAAAAGAAggtcaaataataatgaatacCTCTTACCAGCATACGCCGGAATTTCGTTTGCGTAGAATACCAATGAAAACCTACAAcagttgtaaatttaaaaataccacTAAAACTAATCTCAACACACGATTTGAGGAACTAGCTAACACAGAATCAGAAGACGAAGATGATGACCATAGTAATTGTTCGTCATTATCTGTACAAGAAGATGTTGCAATGGCAGAATTGTTAAACAATCAACGCCAGACTACTATGACCAATACAAGTAATACacaacatttaatagaaaatcttttaaatttaagcgTTTATTTTGCACAAAATAGTCAAACGCAAAATAATTTATCAGATGAAAGTCATACTTCATGTTTGATCGATAATGATCAAgagaattgtttgtttttaaataatatcccTGATCTTCTTAAAGATATTCTTACTTTACGTTCTAACAATAACAAACGTTATGATTCATTTAATTCTTTAGAAGATTTTCATGGATTTCCTAGTAATAGTGATGTGGAGAGTGATAATATCGATATAGTAGATAATAATGAAGTGAATATAATGCAAACGACATTAACGCATGATTTAAGTGCAGTTGATACTTCAGTCATGGATACATCTTTTAATGCAGAAg AAGTCTTTGATGATGATTGTCAAGATGTATTGGCCGGCATTAATACAGAAgctattttacaaaatgttgaaGCTCTTAACAACGTGGAAGAAACAGCTAAAGAACTAACCACTTCTCTAGTGCCAAAGGATACAGAAAAACCTGCTGAAATTGAGCACATACCTCAGTATACCATTGGTTTTAAAACAGCCTCCTCAAAACCAATCAAAGTTTCTAGAGAAGCCCATATAATGGCAgctaaaatattaagtaaactACCCGAAATACCACAAAAAAATTTCGAACTAACAAACTgtgataaaaaagctttaaataaag atgtaaatatatttgaaaatcctGAAAACTATGAATGGAATGATGactgtgatttatttttaaatattcaaacacCTGTCGCCTTAAATGAaccgcaacaacaacaacaacaacaacaaataaatacaaatgaaCTACAACATAAACCAGCTACGAACTCTTTAGGATTTAAAACAGCTGGTGGCAAAAATGTTCATGTATCCAAAAAAGCTCAAGAATCAGTACAAAAACTTTTAGAAGAATTCACCAGCAATGTTCCTCATGATCACTTCGATTGCGAAAAGGaattaaaagaattgaaatgTAAAGTTTATGCAAAAACTCATAATCTTGATCATAAAAGATCATCTTTAAGCCATATGGAAGAGAGAAAGAGCACAAATGAGTTGCAGGAGTTTGAAATGGAGCAAGTTCTTCCTAGTACCTCGAAAATGACCTCAATAGGATTTCAAACAGCTGGTGGTAAAAGCGTACATATTTCCAGAAAAGCTCAAGAATCAGTACAAAAACTTTTAGAAGAATTCACCAGCAATGTTGCCCATGATCACTTTGATTGTGAAAAGGaattaaaagaattgaaaagtaAAGTTTATGCAAAAACTCATAATCTTGATCATAAAAGATCATCTTTAAGCCATATGGAAGAGAGAAAGAGCACAAATGAGTTGAAGGAGTTTGAAAAAGAGCAAATTCTTCCTAGTACCTCAAAAATGGCCTCAATAGGATTTCATACAGCTGGTGGTAAAAGTGTAAATATTTCCAGAAAAGCTCAAGAATCAGTACAAAACCTTTTAGAAGAATTCACCAGCAATGTTCCCCATGATCACTTCGATTGTGAAAAGgaattaaaagaaatgaaaagtaAAGTTTATGCAAAAGCTCATAATATTGATCATAAAAGATCATCTTTAAGCCATATGGAAGAGAGTAAGAGCACACATGAGATGCagaagtttgaaaaaattcttCCTAGTACCTCAAAAATGACCTCAATAGGATTTCAAACAGCTGGTGGTAAAAGTGTACATATTTCCAGAAAAGCTCAAGAATCagtacaaaaacttttaaaagaatttacaaGCAGTGATGATCCTCAGGATAATTTCAATTACGAAGAacaattaaaagaaatgaaaagtaAAGTTTATGCAAAATCTCATAATTTCGAATCTAAGGAATACGCTTTCAAAGATAATGATCATAAAATGTCCTTACAAACTCAAGAAAATGCTGAAAAgatgttaaatgaaatttgtatggaagctgaagagaatttcgaaaatactaaatatttaccCAAAGAATACAAAGAAAACTTAACTTTAAAAGAAGAGCCTCgcaatattatgaaaaatattggaTTTCAAACTGCTAAAGGCAGAGAAATTACAGTTTCAGCTAAGGCACAAAAAACTGTTGAAAAACTCTTGCAAGATTTCAATACAGATTtagatatagaaaaatttgagtTTGATTTAAtagaaatgaaaactaaaatgcAAATTAAACATAAAGAACTGCAATACAATAATGACCAGTTAAAGTCTAGTCAAACAAATGTCAATGATAACAAAGATCTTACACCTAAAccaaataaacgaaaaaaattgaTAGACAATAATGTTACAGCATCACCTGAATGTAGTTCAACGCCACCTGCTAAAATCTTAAGCAAAGATCTACCTAACTTAAggttgtcatcatcatcatataaTGAACAACCACTCACAACACCCCGATCACCACAAACTGTAATATcaagaaaaaatcttttatctTTATCAAAAAGacatagaaataaaagaaactcTTTAACCATGAAAAGAGAAGAAAttcctaaaataaataaagaaaaatacgaTATAAATGTGAATGCATCAACTCCTATTAAAACCTCAGTTTCATTAGCTATTAATACACAAACTCCTGCTACaccaaatttaaaagaattcatATCGAATGCAGCCACAACATCCACACCTCGCATTAATATTACAACAGAGTCACCACACACCCTTAAAGATACAGATTTTAAACCTATCAATTGGAAAGATAATCAATCGATTACCAATATATCTGCTAACAACACCTCTACTCATACTACAAAACTTTCCGAAAGTTCATCATTGAATATTACCCTGAATTCCTCAAATCCTACAGCCCAGGAACGTATAGGTCGTTTAAAAATGTATGGTAAACCGCCCGACTTTTCACCTATACTTATAGAAACTCGTCATAGCTGTCGTCCCTCAGGATTAAGACGTACTCGTAGCATGCTTAAGAAAACGGAAAATTAG